Part of the Candidatus Zixiibacteriota bacterium genome, CCGCGGTCTTTACAGGCTTGAGCGACCCGATTGACCGCGATAAAATATGCGGCATCGCGCATATAGACTTTGCGCTTGCGGGCCAATTCGCTCACGGCGAGGAAGGCCGAGGTCATCTTACTATCCAGTTTCTGCAAAACCTCTTCCTTCTCCCAGTAGTAGTTCATATTGCTCTGAACCTGCTCAAAATAGCTGCAGGTCACACCGCCGGCATTGGCCAGAAAATCGGGAATCATAAAAATATTCCGTTCCGCAATTATCTTGTCGGCTTCCGGAGTAGTCGGGCCGTTGGCCCCCTCGGCAATCATCCTCACTTTGCGGCTGATTTTGCCGGCATTGTCGCCGGTAATCTGGTTTTCCAGCGCGGCCGGGATCAGGATATCCACCTCCTGCTCAATCCAGGCTTCGCCCGGAAGCACCTCATAACCAAGCTCTTTGGCTTTTTTCTTGTCGATTCCGCCAAAACGGTCGGTGATCTTCAGGAGTGCATCTACATCAACGCCGGACATTTTCCGGAAGGAATAAGAGGTCTGATCAGTCTGGTCCCAACAGGCAACACAGATTACTTTGCCGCCCATTTCCTGATACAGACGGATGGCGTACTGAGCCACATTGCCAAATCCCTGAACGCCGGCAGTAGTATCGTCCGGGCGAAGGCTCAGCTCCTTCAGCGCCTCCCGGACAGTATAAATTACACCATAACCGGTCGCCTCGGTGCGGCCAAGGGAGCCACCCATACCGACCGGCTTGCCGGTAATAAGACCGGGCTGATGACCGCGATGGATCGTCTCGAATTCATCCAGCATCCAGAGCATATGCTGGGTGCTGGTCATGACATCGGGCGCGGGAACATCGATGAGCGGGCCGATATCACGGGAAAGCTGACGGATGAAGCCACGGCAAATCTGCTCCTGCTCACGGGCGCTGAGATTATGCGGATCACAGATCACGCCACCTTTGCTGCCGCCGAGCGGAATATCGACTACGGCGCATTTCCAGGTCATCCACATGGAGAGCGCCCGAACGGTGTCAATGGTCTCATGCGGGTGAAAACGTATGCCGCCTTTGCCCGGTCCGCGCGCATCATTATGCTGAACCCGGAAACCACGAAATATCTTCATCGTCCCGTCATCCATGTGAACCGG contains:
- a CDS encoding Glu/Leu/Phe/Val dehydrogenase gives rise to the protein MNSKPFNPFVMAQTQFDKAADFLDLDAATRDLLRNPMREYHFGIPVHMDDGTMKIFRGFRVQHNDARGPGKGGIRFHPHETIDTVRALSMWMTWKCAVVDIPLGGSKGGVICDPHNLSAREQEQICRGFIRQLSRDIGPLIDVPAPDVMTSTQHMLWMLDEFETIHRGHQPGLITGKPVGMGGSLGRTEATGYGVIYTVREALKELSLRPDDTTAGVQGFGNVAQYAIRLYQEMGGKVICVACWDQTDQTSYSFRKMSGVDVDALLKITDRFGGIDKKKAKELGYEVLPGEAWIEQEVDILIPAALENQITGDNAGKISRKVRMIAEGANGPTTPEADKIIAERNIFMIPDFLANAGGVTCSYFEQVQSNMNYYWEKEEVLQKLDSKMTSAFLAVSELARKRKVYMRDAAYFIAVNRVAQACKDRGWV